In Larimichthys crocea isolate SSNF chromosome XI, L_crocea_2.0, whole genome shotgun sequence, the sequence acacacacacacacacacacacacacacacacacacagacgggtCCATATGTTTGAGGCCACGTCTAATGGCAGGTGGTACCCAGAAAACTCAGCATTTCATAATTCGCTCTAACATCCCCTGCAGTCAAAGCCTCTCCTCTCAGAGGAACGTCAATTCAATGTGCCCTCACTCCTTTAATTAGCTGTCAATTAGTGTAAAATGAATCAACTCTTCGCCTAATTAAGCAATGCCACCAGGCAGCTCCCATATACAGGCCATTGTGTGAGCAGCATGAGAAAACCACAGCTAGCAAACTTGTTTTGGATCAGGAGTGCAACTTAACGATCACACTGACACAActctgtgtaggtgtgtgtgtgtgtgtgtgtgtgtgtgtgtctccagagGACAGAGGCACTTTATGCaatgtgaaattattattatgttattttatgcaTTTGAGCACCATGATAGCTTTTATGTGCAAAACAAATCCACTTACCTTATTTcccattttttcatttttttcattttgtcatatttacatgcacactgaTAACAATACGCTCTGACATAAACTCTTAGctctttaaatgtttctaatcTCCTAACATCCTAGATAGTTTTATTCCTGTTTCAGATCTGGATTTAACACCAGCTTGTCTTTAACTAAGAAGAATTCATTTCACCAAGTCAGTGgcagatgattttaaaaagtctgtgaACGTTGTCACTGTAAGCTGAGACAATGTGAATCTTTTTCCTCAAATCAAGTGTAATTTTCTAGAATATTTTCCAGGTCCACCGGAGGGATCATGAGGTTTTCCCAGGCCAGAtgagatatataatatatcccTCCAGCGAGTTCTGGGTCTACTCTCTCTCTTGCTGGGTTGTTAGAGAGGTCATGGGAGTTTCACTATCCAGTCTGCAATGTTCTGTGTCACTGGCCATGGTCAGGACTCAAGGCACGGCCAGGATGGGGAGAGTGTCCGTTTTGGGAATCTCAGAATTGCGTCTCTGCTTTTCGCAGACGTCGTGATtttgttggcttcatcagacGGCAACCTTCAGCACCAAGTGTTTGCAACCAAGTGCGAAGTGGCTGGGATGAGAGTCAACATCTCCATGTGTGAGGCCATGGTTCATGGTTCTCCACTGGAAAACAAACTGgaagtctttctctctctctgggttgagttcaagtatctcatgaagtttagatttgatttaattttcctGTGTTTAGTATGATTTCATTCCTCTTTGCAGCCTCAGACTCCAGAAAATGATTTTGTCATGCAGTCCACATACTTAATTTACAGTCAGCGTGAAAATGTAATCTCTCCAAACATCTGTTCACTTCTGACTCTCAAGACAAGAGcctgtttttctgctctgaCGAGCTGCTTGTAAAAGTGATCAGCTGATTGGTGTCACCTTTCATTTAAATCAGGTCGTCATCGTTTGATTATAAAGGGACACAGAATTTAGCTTCTACAATACATATAGACTTCATACACTCGTTTTCCGAGGTCGCTTTATCACTGAGAcactaaaaatctaaaatttcACTCAAAACGTGGAGAATACATCACTGTGAAAGACAAGCTTGTCGTGGCTTTAAGGTTGTTTTGTACAACACAGACGAGATGATGAATATGGATGAATGATGCATGATCTGTTCACATGTTGCAAAAGCTCAAGCGGGATACTAATTAAGCAATCTGCACCTCGTTGTGGCTCTTTCTTTGTATCAAGAGCATGAATCATGTCAAATAGCTGGCCTGAAGAGTGCAGTgtaaaatcaattaataaaatattcaaagtaaaaaacaaattgtttaTGTTGGAATTTTATAAATTACTGAGCCCACAAAGCTATTTTGCGTTATTGAAACTGGGCAGGAAATCTTTCAACTTAAATTTCGTCAAGGAAAATCAACTACTGCTCACAAACAATCATCAATACCTGTCCTTTAATTGTTAGattacataattattattaggAAACCTCTCAAGAAATTCAGGGAAAATTAAAGACCCATAACATAAAAActtaacattttgtttgtttaccaaATAAGGGACTAAATGTTGCTGGTTATTCTGATTTATCTGTCTGACTATTTTCCCTCTGGAAATGAACAAAGTTATCTAACCTAATCTAATTATTTAAAAGCAGTTTCAAAGCCCTTCCTACGGAAGCCCCAAatggtcatacattcatacattttatttcctcattttttttcgTGATTTAAATTAGTTTTCCCGAGATCTCAAGTTATGTGcgtaaatatatttatttgtcgTAATGACAAATGTTGGTATCCTGAGAGAATGGGAATAATTTCCTTGTGATCTCAAGATAATGAaactttgtttcctgtttctcgGAGataacaattaattaatttgagatctaaagaaaatataagaatagtctagtatattaaatgattgcaggaaacatcattcagtgtatgaatgcatgacGGCAGAGGACTTCCATACTTTTCCACACTACCaagtaggggtgggcgatatatcgaatatactcgatatatcgcggcttgttctacgtgagatgtatgaaatgactatatcgcgaccatcgagtacttgtcacgtaaatgttttaagtcgtcagcatttaattctcggagttttgcctgtgtcactcctggtgctgctcacagcacgcagcacactgccccgcccacccagaaaaatcccctgcgcgcatgcgtactttttgtatcaggtgaggagagaagtgaagagcccgagcgagttaattgaagatggagaaggacgacttggttccgaagaaaaacaactgcggtcacgccagccgtctctcgttttcgcgtggtcacgtcagctgctccaatattttcaagtgcgcccttattgcgactttatgtcaaatactttgagaaaactgggaaagtcagcgctagcttactgcagcgtgtggacacttccggttttcaaaataagacgtgggtgttaaatttattaaaggtttatttataaaatatgaagaatggttaaaatttgatttaaaaaagtgtgtttcataagccaagtatgattctgcactgcttcagtgctcatatgtacattatgaaatatattaaaaattcataaaaaatatgacaagtgttaaaatgctataaaaagaggtgtgtctcatacagcaagtgtaaatctactgttctacattgattctgagcaattacaatgctatcaaggtaataatgacattattatttattagaaataatacaaaacaacaacaacaacaaaaatatcgagatatatatcgtgtatcgcgatatagcttaaaaatatcgagatattggttacaggccatatcgtgcagccctactaCCAAGAATACTATTCTTGTGACGAAACactgaagcttttatttatttagttggCGTAAAAGTCCAATTTAAATATAGTGAATCTAAATATGCTGGAATCAGCCTCGGAAACACCCAACATGTGTACGTTTTCAACTGTAGAACATATGTAAATTCCCTTAAGGTTGTTAAAATCACCATATGTCTACACAGTTATTCAGTCTGCATGGTGAAGTCAAACACTGTGCCGTAAGGATGCTTTGTATCATGAAGAAGCAAACTCATTTTCAGACACGTGAGCAGttcagcctccctccctccctccctgtacCAGCCACTCTGGACCATTACAGGCTGTAATTGTTATTTAATGGATTAAACATTCATCCTTCCTGTGTAAACCCCCAGAGGGCCGGATGACAGCCTCACCATGTTCACACAGCtaaacacccccccccccccccctcccatcacacacacccGTCGACGCTCATTTGACGGCACTGTTTGTGCTTAAAATTCAATTACCCACTTATTGATAGCTCTCTGGGGTGCTAAAGAAGTTGGCACGGTGCTGGTGGAAGGTGTGGATGATTTCCCAGGAGGCCTCAGTCTCCTCTGCACATCTCCAGCTGGATCTATTTCATGGCTTTACTCATCAGCAGCAGACGCAGATGGAGCATAAGCAGCCGTCATACACCTGCACACACCAGCGCACGCCGACATGGACagacaggtcacacacacacagacataattTATTATTGTACATGCTCACGGTGTAAGAATAATAAGATATCTGGAGAGCTTTATGTGATGgtcaaaatttgttttttataaaaatatccCTCGGACAAGTGAACAAACTCATACAAGGATTCGGTTAGTATGTATGTAGTGTGTCAAGATCTCTTTAAATACTTCAATATCAATTAATCTCACAATTATTTGATTTATCAATTAGTTGTTTCCAttcataaaatgtctgaaaatgacaaacaccATCACggtttatcatttattttagtttttttcagttgCCAATTAATCTTCTGCTATTCAACTGATTGATTCATCTGACTTTTGCTAGATTTGAACTGctagaataataaattcattttaggaggaggagaatttaattaaaaaaagaggtaaaattcatgtttaaatgttgccTCCTTTCAGTTTAGTCTCTTTTACTCTCATCTCAAAGTCATTTCTGCTGTTACGTCATGTTACAAAGGAGTGATGAGTAGATGACTGCATCTCCCTTCGTGTGACTGCTGTCCTTTCTTTTCTGAGGTTTTTGCGGTCCAAGTTTTGTTCGGCTGCATCTGGCAACTGCTAAATGTCTTCTCTAATCCATCCTCTTCACATATGTTTGCACTTCATTTATCTAATATTGACGTTCTGTCTCCAGATTGTATTGTCACCATTGTCACTCTTTATAACCTGTTTAACATCTTTTGCGTGTCGGTTCATCCTGGAAGGCAAATATAAGCCATATAAGTTAACTTGACTTCATATTTAAAAGTGTCTGTTCCTGAATAATGGTAGTTTGGCCAACAACTAACTGAAGAAgttaaaacacaatatataccactgaaaatattacaaacacatgACTAAAATCCACATTAGGTTGGAAAATTAGACATATATATTGCTGCAAGTTGAAACTACTACTAATGATAAAGAGAATAAATCTATTTCTTAGATGTTCATGCCTCTTATGTGATGGAAAAACAAGGCCTTGACATAAATTATGAATTTGTTCTTACTGGTTAcaatgatgattgatgattatTGATGATAATGAGCCACATTGCTCTCTATACCGTCTGTAAAACAtgcttgtttttcattcatttagatGCAACAAATCAGCACTTGCTATGCGTTTCGCCTAAAAGCCACAGGTAGTGCCCCACAGGTTTGCCACGCGTCCTTCAAGTCCCCTGAGGCCTATGGGGGCCCCGCAGGAACGCTCGGCTTGCCGCCAGCCTCTTTCCCCCGCTAATTACAGCACTCATCTCCGCTCACCCATGGGACGCCACTGCTCTGATGACAACACGCTGCACAGTTTGGGGCTCTGCATCACCCGGCAACAACAGCTGGGGCTGCCGGCTGCACGTCAATACCCAAGGTGGGGCAAAAGGaataatgatgtgtgtgtgtgttggggggagGTGGTATGATGCATTCATTCATACCAAGCAGGGAGaattttgttgctgttttgcagaaaattttattttaatcctgCTTTGATTGAGTACCTGTGAAACTTTAACACAACATGCTGCATATAACAACATATAATCTAACATGATTAGAAAATAAAGGTGAATCTTGTTGTCCTTTGATTTGATAGGGTCAGACTACAGCTTACGTGTCCCTACGGATGACACTGGATCGATGAGTTCTATACATACTGTACTCCTCTCCGTGTGATTGCACTGACTGTTCATTAGCAGGGAGCTGGGCTTTAATGGCCTGCACACTTCTGTCAGCCGTAAATCTCCAGACTCCACCCAGGTTTGCTCCCCTGTCTCATCAAAAGGGCTGTGAAGAATGAAGTCAGCGTGATGAAAAAGAGAATGAGATTTAtctgctccctcctcctacTCTTCTACGCAGCAAGACGAGCTCATGAGCACAGAAAAATGACAAGAGGGACCTCGACAAGGAACGCCCAGAAATGTGATGATGCTACTGGATGTGTTTGAGATGCTGATGAGCCTTGCTGGCCAAAGACAGTGGCATCGATGTGTCTTTCTGTCACGTCTAAACGTGCTTCCTGCAAGTAAGGTGTGGTGGGGTTTGAGAGCAGAAACTCAGCAGGAGAAAGATAGAAGCGAGGGTTCATTTTGTGTTCAGGGGCagaaatcagacagacaggcaaaaaGGCGAAAAGACCAGCCTGCttgttttctgtgcagaaactgttttaatataagacaattttctttttgaagAAACAACAAGCGCAATCTGTGGAAActgttacattatttattatttcacaccTATTATATACCTactaatctaaatctaaagctTGTTATTACTTTAGCATTACGCTTGTTTTCATTCAGGCCAAACATACTGAGCCTGAACTTCTTTTTAGAGGAAGGACTATtattataaacacataaaatagtGATTctctactttattttttaaaactttattgcAGTGATTCAACACAGAGAGCAAGAACACTGACAGGCATGGATGTTAGTCAGTGTTGCAGCTTTAAGAAAAATACTATTAATGttcatcacatttgttttgaaaGATGACTTTTATGATTTAACTAGAACAGCATAATTTGAAAATACAGAATGTTTTGGATGTTTGGAGACCTTTTCTTAATCATTTATCAGAAACCGTAGACTCCTAGtccaggttttgtttgtttattccacgtattatttagttattatttagtatttagttattttttgatttttttttcttttcatttgtgaaaactgaataataatatatttttttcaattgaAAATGATTGCTCAGTATTGCAACTTTAACTAGGAGGCTGGGAAGGTTTTTTTAATACATGTAATAAATCAGTCAATTTACTGTCTGATATGATATTAATGTTATCGTTAGAAGTTTAAAGTGCTGTATTCAGAGTCAGATTATACCACTCTCGTTGGATGTTTTGTCTCTTGTATAATAGGCAGATGAATCATTATTTTTCTAGTGTTAAACTGAGAACAGATATGTCACATAATGTTGCCCACTTCTCTCCTTTCAGAGGGGCtaattgacagaaaatgttgtttgaCAGTTAGATGATGTCATGGTCTGACCGGCGAGTATGACGCAGTGGAGAGTGAAGACATGTTGCTGTGTCCCATtcattctgaccttttttttcccctgcagtTCCAGGTCAAGAAATTTAGGTCAGAGAACAATGCACTCTCTCTGTTGGACCAAAGCAGGGTGCCAAAAACCCTTCTCATGCTCCCCAATGACCCTCTTCCAAAGCCTTCACATCCAACCATGCAACGCAACATTACACTTGGCTGACACACCAAAACTCCCAGAGGATTTAAGGAGGGCTGTTTTATGCCTTTAAATAAAGCAGGGTGGGGAGTCACCTTGTGGTTAGATATTACAATTACACTGTATCTGTATAGGGATTTAAGACTTCTAAGAAAAAGACATCATGAAAATTGCATTTCATGGTTCTAGTATTTCTAAccagaaagaaataataattaaataataaacaaataatttttatgtcaataaataaatacagattcaGTATATTTTCCCACTGTCATTTAGAAACAATATCCATTTAGCCTTTCGTTTTGGTACataaaatgtacagtacatgtaaatgtaaagttaacctaataaaatagaatatgaaaatatgaaaaatccATAAGAGTTTTCTTTACATGGGTTGCTCGTTCAGTTAATCTATGTGTCAGCCTGTGTCAGTTTGAGTGTTTCTTTTGATTACACTTTAAGTACATTAccaacacacataaaaaaaatccacttttttttatgtagtgtgtagtttttttttaaatagcaaagATCTGTAGGCTACAAGCCCTTAATTTGGCTCATCTCCTTACTGTAAATTTAGAAAGTAAGAGGTCACTAAGAGATCCAGTATGTAACATTTACGAGTCTCTATTTgcagaatatgaatatgaaatcaAATATAATCATCATAactttcattagtgtgtaatcatcTTAAAATAAGATGTAAAATAAGAGTAATCATCTTAAAAtagtcacccacaggtttctgaagagctgttttgaaactcaaaatctgtgccaccatgttggctgtcctgactcttccacctccaggctaatccaaaaaatcggcaaagacgtggcaTGTCTGGTTGctttgaatgggtgagttaaatagaaattcaccatcagtacagttgtcatgaacagggaaattagctatagagaacaaaacaattgtttgtaccaggctgtagacatgtttatttctgcagttaagttggacattttaacatgaagacttatggagactgactcacttctggagccagcctcaagtggacgagaagaggaagtgcagtttttggcactacAATGGTCACCTCACTTTatagccacagaggttgctgcttggtcccatttatacagaaaaaaataaaagataaaaaaaatgttttatccgtccatcatcttcatcaggaaGACTTTATTCTGTCTAAATCCTCCTTTGTTTATTTAGTAGTAATTGGTAAAGTGATTGGCTGGTTTACTAcaaaccagccaatcagaaacaagtcgaatcatgtttgtttgctcctgctacttctcgtcatAATGCCtgaacaaccctgactccttttgctgtatttgtggtAGTTgcaccattccaagtcagagggcaaacatcagagcatttgtcaaacaagcatattttacatattttaaagtaaaactaggtgatcaagacaagccatgggcccctcacaaagtgtgcaagcagtgtgtcgagagtttacggatgtggaccaaaggaacatgtgaaaagttggcatttggtatcccaATGGTTTGacgagagcaaaaagatcattgcacagactgttacttttgtttagtgaaaacaagcacatatctgttaagtacagtatatttcatattttttaagaaaacgcGGATCCTATAGTTCATAAACTTTACACAGTAGAGAAATCAGAGATCCGTTTTGGACTCCGTACCTAAAAAAATAGTTACAAACAGCTttcagacctaactcaacaaaaaatgtgttccccagtgttatccATGATTACATTTAGGGTGTTTGTTTGCGCGCGCTGGGCCCCCATAGCCcagcgcgcgcgcgcgcgcagtGGGCTTGTTGCACGACCACGCGCAGCGACAGCCCGCCGAGCCCGCGCGCTCGACGCAAGGAGCGCGATGGCGTCACTTTTGGCGCGCGTGTACCCTCCTCGAGCCCCCTGTGCCACCGTGCCGACATCAAAGACTTCATTTAAGATTTCAGCATGGACCCCTTCGAGTGTAAACTGGCCGAACAGGTACGCAGGTACAAACACCTGTACGACCCCTCACAGCGAGCCCACAGGGACGGCCGGGTAGCGTTAAAGTCGTGGAGAAAGATAGCCAGcacactgcagagagaggaggcgtTTTGTCGTAAGGCGTGGAAGAACACGAGGGACCGCTTCGTCAAGGCGAAGAAGAGGACTCGTGGGAAGGGTGGTGTAAACAAAGGGGTCCCGTCCATCCTGGTGGAGCTGGAGTGGCTGTCCCGGTTCGTTAAACATCGAGTGGTGGACAGTGACTTCAACTTGGAGGTACAGTACACAGATATAATGCTGCCATTGACGTCCTCTCACTCTGTTGtagtttatttgtgtttgtgtagcacGTGTGTTCATTCGTAACTAACCACTGACCTCCCATGTGTGATATCTGCTGCTTATGGCCACAAATATTGTGTTTGCACTGCATATATCCATCATTATCATTTCTGGTTGTTTTACCTTTGTTCTTCAGGGGTTCATCTTTCTTAAAGGCTCAGTGTGTAACTATtagcagaaatataatataacatgcataactatgttttcagaGATATACAATCAACTTATTACCTTTAAAATCAACTTTGTTGTCCACACTGCCTTAAGTACGGAAGCGCATTGCTGCCACCTTTCAAAAAATAATTTGGCTCAGTATCACGTAATTACGTGAAAAGTTTGATAATTATAACGTGATATGAAATTATCATGTTATATATGGTGatattttcacgttataacataaaaacatcaagtaTGGTTTCACTTGAGATCAGATCAATAAGAAACGATGCAACCTCAAGAGGGTCGGATTCATTCTTTCTTTGGTACAACCCCATGTTCTTCAAAATCCTTCGGAGAGTACGCATACTAATAACAATgtcatctacatctacaacaacTGCAGTATGTCACCATGTCTCAAACCAAAATTAAAGTATAATTGAATTAAGTTATGTAGACGAGCCATAGTCAGTTTACGGACTGAACCATGCCGTGAGGGACGCGTGTTGGTAAACTTATGAAATCAAGTAAAACTATACTTGATGTTTTCACGTTATAATGTGATAAATATCGCATTATAACGTGAAACTTTTCACGTAATTACATGATACTGTGCCGAATTTTTTTGGGGGTGGCAGCAATGCGCTTCCGTACTTAAGTACAGGGCATACAGAGAAATTTAACTTTCCCCTCGTATCTCTGGTgcaaaaacaatcaataaatattaaatgtaaaaatatatacacagtgtaAAGTGATATAAAAAAAGGGAGGGCAAATATAACAAGAAGTAAATgaccttttatatttacatatggAGCGGGACCTCTTACACGGAGCCTGCCACCTTGCACCACCATGTTTGCTACAGTAGCTGGACAGTTTTTaatcaacacaacaaaaaacagggGAGCAGCAATCTTTGCATCAAAGTGAATATTTGTCCAGTGTAAATatatgtctttaattaaaaaacaggcGGTTGTATCGACAACCTCTTTTGGCACATGAAGGCCACCGTAGCTTCTCTAGTGGTAAGCAGGAGGATAGTTGAATCTGCAATCTCACCACTATATGCCACTAAAACAttgtacctttttttaattaaaggatGATGGTGCAGAACTCAACAATGAAGTCCAGAAGACACCAGGAAACTCCGACACACAAGACTCCACAGAAGATTATCCACCCGTATCTCCATCATCATACTCAGCATCACCCTCAGCCTTAGCAGAGATGACATCCTGTGGCAGTCCTTCACCCTCTGTGAGGGACTCGCCGTCTCCCCTGACTCTCCTCACCGCTGCTGCGACCCAGTCCATCAATTCATGCCTGCTCTCCCCTGTGCCGCACCATGTTCCCAGCCCTAAAGCCCCAGCATCTCCTCGCACCACAGATTGTGTCCTCTGTGCAGAGCACCAGGaccaagagagacagaaaattaCTCAGCAGGACAATGCAGACTCTCGGTTTGTCGAAGTAATCAAGGACATGCTGGCTAATGTTAACCCAGTGCATAAACCAGATGTTAAGTTTAAAATATACCAGTTGCTGTTCGAGGCAGAAAAGGACTTCCCAAGAGAATCTTGAATAATATAAAACTTGCGTgccaacaataaataaaatgttgtaaataaaaatgttttgtattcacaatgtttgtgtgtgtggcttgctttcacaaaatatataatgacCTGTGCTGACTTCAAGTCTGCAGTTACACTCTGCTCCAACAGGTTGTTGTTTCAAGTGAGAAGCCTCCTCTGCTCACCTGGCAGAGGATGTCCCTTCCCATCAACAATCTTGGGTGAATTGTATCAGGCCGATGCATCGATGTCAGACGGCAGTCCCAAAATCGTCCGGTGGGTAGCCAGGTTTACTGAAAACGTGTCCGTGTACACGACACGGTAAATTGCTGTATAGAAAGGTTATGTCATTATGTTACATGTTTATAATATTGTACAAAATAATTgcttggactttttttttttgtaagaaaatgttttattatgtccTATAagtagaaacaaagaaaaacaacaaggtaAATACACTAAACAcgcagaaataataaaataaaactgaatcacACTTTTGGCCTTGATGAGGACATTGATTTATCATgtgcaaatgtatttaaataaaaaataagaagcATAACCCAAACAGTTCACTGTACCTTTTGCTTTAGCAGCTCATCTACTTAGCGTTCCTCCATCAGATCGCCTAGCTGAGGGTCACCTGAGGACCCCTGCAATGGCACCTTCTCAAACTCTGTATTGAGGACTGTGTTGCCTTCACAGGTCTCCCCTCCAATCCATGGTGCCCAGTTGTCATACTTTGGTTTCACTACAAATGGGTTCTGTGCAGGTGCTTcagggaaaacacagaaaattaaataatgttaattcTGAGGAGAAGCATACACAACCACCTGTgagactttttaaatttttcacaTCTAGACAGACTTACACTCAAAAAATCCTCGGCTGATCATGTGAAGATGAACAGAATCCCAGAATGCAGCTATGTCGTGTTCACCATTAAACTCCTCTCTAGGTTGTTCAAGCCCACTAGCTGAAATTGACGAGCACAAGAGACAAAGACTCTTGGATGAAAGAtacttttgtaaataaatcttTAGTCACGACAATCAAATTTTTAACAAGGTATGTACATAGGTGGAACTAAAGGGGAGTCATACCCTCAAAACTGAATACTCCTTTTCTGTGGAGGTCCATAACCATCACAGGTGGGTAGAAGCCACGACTGACACAAGAGTATTTGTACTGTGTGTCACACAGAGCCTCAAACTGGCAGTATCCCTGAAAGATGACGTCACTTTCTGGAAATTTAACCTTCAGCAAGGTCTCAAGACAGCTGACAACttgagacacagacacatgattctatagtaaaaacagaagagtgacaggaacatATTTTGAATTACAAAAATACCCAGAAAATTGTCATTTCAAACTAGTAATAGTAATCCCTGCTATCACTGTACCTGAGcatttacaactgtaaatggctgcagaatgtttatttctgacagaaaaataataggTCAAAGTAAATGTGgtatgtgccaaaaaaaaaaacataagctGACAAAAAATCATTTTGGAAAACAAATTTAGGACCATGGCAAATTAAAGCTATAGGTTTGTGGCAACATGAGTAAGAAAACCTTGTATGGTTTTGTGGTTTCACATGCACCTGGAGATTGTACCTCAAGTACAGACATAACTGCAGGGTAATGATGACGTGGTTGTTGAAGTTATGGAGTCCATCTGTCCACTCCTGATATCTGTACACCATGTGACATTTGGTGCATCTTCTATTGTAAGTTGAGATGTCTGAAAtagacattaaaacaaacatgtaatataaatatctAATTGACTGTACATGATCAATCTAAAAATGTATTGAACTTACTTTGTAACCCCTCCATGCCAACAACTGTGGCTTTGTTAGTGATTAAAACGGCCTCCTCCAGTTCTGGATTGTCTTCACAGAGCTTGCAAGTTGTTTCAGTTGGAAACAACTGCTGAGGAAAATCTGTTGGGGCTCTTCGGGCTGTTGCTTCTTCAGGGAGATGGGTtggtatttttttgttcttatagACATACCTCAcacttctctccatctctgcagTGGGGTGACTGGAAGAGTGAACTGCCGTTGCTGATGTAATGGTTGATGGCACAGtcttgaaaatgtgtttatgtgtctggtAAAGGT encodes:
- the LOC109141174 gene encoding uncharacterized protein LOC109141174, yielding MDPFECKLAEQVRRYKHLYDPSQRAHRDGRVALKSWRKIASTLQREEAFCRKAWKNTRDRFVKAKKRTRGKGGVNKGVPSILVELEWLSRFVKHRVVDSDFNLEDDGAELNNEVQKTPGNSDTQDSTEDYPPVSPSSYSASPSALAEMTSCGSPSPSVRDSPSPLTLLTAAATQSINSCLLSPVPHHVPSPKAPASPRTTDCVLCAEHQDQERQKITQQDNADSRFVEVIKDMLANVNPVHKPDVKFKIYQLLFEAEKDFPRES